The nucleotide window CTGGTAACCATCTCTCTTACATATATGATTTAGTCTGTTCATAACCTTCAGGAGCCATCTTCTGGCTCCTTGGAAACTGTACAGCAGAGTTAGAACAACTCTTTAGTTCTATTTTCTGTATATGTTAGCTCTAAATCGCAAAGGAAAGGATGGGTGAATTGGTGGAAGAGCCTCCATGGTTTTAATCCATGTACCGAACTGGCTGCCATTCCCTGCTTAAAATCAAACACTTTCTGTCTATTCTTTCCCCTCCATCTTTTCTcacttagatttttttcctcaataaatatttcttagatTTACTCaacaatcttttattttatcaaGGACAgtaagcagaaaacagaataataaaagtATATTCATTGAATGTGCAGCAGTGCCTGGAGAACTTATCTACCTTTGGGActgttcaaaaataaaaagtatggGCTTTCTGTGACAGATGGTTATTACCttacagattttcaaaatatgGGAATAGGAATATGGATTATATACCATGTATATTACTGTAGTATATTGTAGTATACTCTACTACTGAGAGCAAGAAACCAAAAGACCCTAGTCAGTTCTAGCTTTGAAATAACATATTAAGACAAACTATTGAAAATAACTAGGTGCAGACATAACATGACTGACATAGTTCACAGAAGTGATAACCATGTTATCCTAGaattctggaagaagaaaaatgaataaatttaaaactgaCCTGCTCAACTGTTGTGATAAaagaaatctaagaaaaaaattttcttttcctttttgagcAGGACAAGCAGcagtggaagaaaggaaagaaaagcagttgtggAGTCCTATCTATGCTTCAAGGATGGACAAATCCCATTTCTTCCACAGAACAGTTGCTCCCTCAATTCAGGAGCACAAATGACACAATCTTTTTGCATTTCTATGATaggattttaattaattttgtttcttagaaTATAATTCAGCAATCACACTtgaatgtgtgtgtatacacacaaaactcaaaaaaacaTTGAAGTGGAAGCAAGGTAAGCTTCCTTGGATTAAATCGAATAATGGACTACATAGAAGCCAAATCTGAACAAATTTGAAATGAGACAGAAAGACTACTGATACAGGACTGAACCTATGAAAAAGAATAACCACTTCAGTCAAAGACATTGGTAATACTGAAATGCAGAACCAATAGAcacagaagaatgaaatgaataaacataataaagaaaacacaatataCAAGAAAAGTATACACATCAGTGGTGTCACAGAGAATATAAAAGGCCAaattaagacagaaaaacaaaaaagaaagctaataCTGAAAATGCAGTTACACTGAGAACATCAGCTCTTATATCaatgcaaacaagaaaagatgTGTGACAGCAGAAGAGACTGGTGATACATGAAGCAACTAAGGGAGAAAAATCAAGTCAGCCAtgtaacaaaattaatttagaaggAGTGAAGCAAATGCACCAAAAGTAAaagttgtttcattttcttaaattagGTAACTTAAAAATTGTTAGTGACATCAGAACAGAGAATACTCCTGTACCAGGTGCCTATAGTTGATGTGAGTGCTCCTAGCAGATTAACTAACAttgaagaaaatatggaaacaaaagaaattctgtCCTTtgttaaaactgcttttttctgGGTCAAAATTGATGGAAGCAATCCATCAGGGTTTTCTAGAAAACCCTGATATTACCTCTGTCAAAAAGCTGGATGGTATTTTTGCTGCAACTGCTCATCCTGGTCTTCTAAAACAGCAGTCAGCTACTGCACCATTTAATTTCTATAACTGCTAAAAACACACAGGTTATCATTCCCTATGTTCTCACTGTCCCCGCGACATTAGTTACTAGACTGCATATCCCACGATACAAGCTGTAACTTCGCATGTGCTTTTAAGCAGGTTTCCTATGTAGCGTTTCCAGGTTAAATTCAGCCTCTTAAATGCTACACATAACATCAATTATGCATACTCTTTGTTCAGTTCTTAAAAACAGCCTTGTATCTTCTAAACTTTTCTGTATATGGACAGTGTTCTATTAGGACAAATGAACCTAAGTAGGAGGCAGGAATAcatcatttctttatttctctattaGAGAATCACTCAGAGACACAGGAacaagaaactttaaaaaactagcaattagaaaataaaagaggaatGTCTGTTGCTGTTTGTTTGGCTAGTTTTGAGTAACAGATAGGTGTAAGGGGTAATATATCACATTGTTTTACTCTCACATCCTGTCCCTCCTGTTATGCTgcctttaaagtattttctatccttgttttctttctgtctctccacACTGTCTTCCATtaccttccttttctatttccacattttttgaacacttttGCCTTTTGCTGACACAAGATAGCACCTTATGTGGAGTCAGCAACACTGAATACAATAAAACACGTAGCTCTGCTGTTCACCTCTCAGGTGAATGCTTCCAAACACAACTCTAAGCCTATGCAGCTCCCAGGTGTTTTTTACAGTTATCAACATATCAACAGTTACAAAAAATGTATCAGAATGACAAAATCAGAAATACCTGCACTCTGTTTCTTCTTAAGCAGGGAAGCACAAACTGCATTGGTTGCCATGTCTAAAGCCAGCTTCTTCTCATTGTTCTTCAGATCTGTTCTTGCCCCTTTATGACAGAAAGTTTTCAACATGAATCACTGTCCCAGCTATTCCTTGAGTACAGTACTGAAATACAAGTTTCAGTACACAGCAGAATGGGTGGAACAGTAATAGACACATCTCATCTGTAGACTGCTCTGAAGCAGATTAAAAGCTATGGATGCTCTTCCATAAGTTAGAGTTGTCTAGGGAACTCAGTGGCTGCTCTCCCTTTACAGAAAACACATGTTATTGCTGTTCTGGGATTAAGTGCCTAATTTTGTCTGTAAAGCAGAATGAAATTTATCTTGAGCAGGTGAGATGTCTACTTTCCAAACAGCTGCCAGAATTTTCTGCAAGGCTTATAAAGTCAGGCAGGTAAGCTGGCTAAGAACTGTACCTGGGTTATAGGAAAATagtcaaaaaaaaccagattaaTAAACATTCAGGAATCTAGTCTGCCACATAGATTGTTGAAACCTTGGTGAAGATCTTTACCCTTTGCCAGCAGCATCTCTACAATATCTGCATAACCTTTCCATGCAGCAGCATGCAAAGCTGTGTCTCCCAATTTGTTCTGTGGAGTTAGAGGGAAAAGCAACAGgattaaaatacagcaaaaaaactTTCAGCTTGTAccaaagatgaaaaacatgacACATTTACTGCAAGGGTCTGCTGGTTTAACTTACCTGTTGGTTTAACTCTAGGTTTCCCTGGGTAAACAGAACATCCACTATATCTGCAGAAAATAGTAGGGggtggaaaatagaaaaataaattagtgaaaacaaaataggCTTTTTTGTGTTCATAGTTTAAAATTTAGTTAAGATTCAACGAAAAAGCAATCCAATCGGCTAATGAAAATCTGTAACAGTCAGACTGCATTGAGCAAGCAACCATCAGTCACCgagaaatgcataaaatatcTAAAACAATACAACACTTCTTTTTAGTCTGTTGCCCTTCCCACTCCACTTCTAATAGCTATGCTGATTAGAGTGCCCGCttcaacagcaacaacaaaacacacATCATTTGATGGAGCTGAACATCTCTTCTAGCTTTAAGctgtctttcaaaacaaaatagacagacatttaaaaaatcctgcCTTTTTTATTTAGTACTGCAATTTTAGCAAACAGGTtaacaaagaaagcaagaaaggcagaaaacaatCATTTAAAGGTTAATTCTCTGTACCTTTGTGGCCTCCATGGCATGCCCAGTAGAGAGCTGTGTTTCCAGCTTTGTCTAAGCCATTGACCCCAACTCGATTATCCAAACACTCTCTCAACCAGCTTAGGTTGCCtgaaagaaattcagttttgatgattttttttctttgaaaagttaaCAGAACCATTAAAGGCATGCAGTTCTTTCCGAAGGTGTCAGTCCTCCTATGCACTTATGAGGAGAAAAAGTGTTTAGCAGCAACACTTATAATTCATAAAAAGAACAGCACAAGTCATACCAAACATCCTTTCTTCCACTCTCAGGAGACCTTTAGATCCCTGTGTATCTAAACGGCTGATAGCAAACTCTTTTTCCGTCTATATAATCACAGAGTGGCTGGCTGTTCTACCAAGCTGTAAGCCAGCTCAGCTTCTTAAAACTGCAAAAACCTACCAGACAGCATGTTCAAGATACCAGACAACCAAAACAGGCAGGACAActtcattttaaagacattaTTACTTTGGCAGATGACAAACAAATTGTCCTTACACAACTAAAACCCATATAACACTTACCACGTTTGGCAGCTTCATGCAGTGGGTTATCAATAGACTCAGCTTGCTCTGccactgaaatgaaatggaaagtaAATTGTATCTACTTCTGAAACTGAAGAGATATTTGACATCTGTATGGAAACAGAACTTTG belongs to Cuculus canorus isolate bCucCan1 chromosome Z, bCucCan1.pri, whole genome shotgun sequence and includes:
- the OSTF1 gene encoding osteoclast-stimulating factor 1, with the protein product MSKPPPKPAKPGQVKVFRALYTFEPRTPDELYFEEGDIIYISDMSDTNWWKGTCKGRTGLIPSNYVAEQAESIDNPLHEAAKRGNLSWLRECLDNRVGVNGLDKAGNTALYWACHGGHKDIVDVLFTQGNLELNQQNKLGDTALHAAAWKGYADIVEMLLAKGARTDLKNNEKKLALDMATNAVCASLLKKKQSAGTIRTLSNAEEYLDDEDSD